One Spiribacter halobius DNA segment encodes these proteins:
- the lnt gene encoding apolipoprotein N-acyltransferase codes for MRALLAAPWAYPLALAAGLLMPLGLAPVGLAWAPFAGLAVIFAVVCAAPWRRAALAAYLFGLGYAGLGVYWIFIAVGEYGGGLLAASLVTPLFVALFALLPLAALLLGRLLGRGRPAVTTLLALPLAWILVEWVRSWLLTGATWLSIGYSQLETPLSGLAPVLGVYGVGLAIAPVAGALAWWLLSPLSLRLLAPALLALLVFGVGLLLPGRWTEPVGERLEVALIQGNVSQDQKWLEANRDRTLEHYIDTSREHFGRDLVIWPETAVPAFFHQVRDSHLAPLAEEARAAGTTLLVGAPVADVAGEGLFNAVVSLTDPPAFYYKRHLVPFGEYVPLRDAFGGVLDFVGAPLGDFNAGTDPSPLPAAGRRIGVSICYEVTFGAEVAEALPAAELLLNVSNDAWFGDSFAPWQHLEMARMRALETGRPMLRATNTGVTALIDHRGRLRTVGPLFEQAVVTGTVQPHQGATPYVRWGDWPVVGVVAAGLLVVGPLAGRRRKGLFR; via the coding sequence GTGCGCGCGCTCCTCGCCGCGCCGTGGGCGTATCCCCTGGCGCTCGCCGCCGGGCTGCTGATGCCCCTCGGCCTCGCGCCGGTGGGCCTTGCCTGGGCCCCGTTCGCCGGGCTGGCGGTGATCTTCGCCGTGGTCTGCGCGGCCCCGTGGCGGCGCGCGGCGCTCGCGGCCTACCTGTTTGGTCTCGGCTACGCCGGGCTCGGTGTCTACTGGATCTTCATCGCGGTGGGCGAGTACGGCGGCGGCCTGCTGGCGGCGAGCCTGGTGACGCCGCTGTTCGTGGCGCTGTTCGCGCTGCTGCCCCTGGCGGCGCTGCTGCTCGGACGGCTGCTGGGGCGCGGCCGTCCCGCGGTGACCACGCTGCTGGCGCTGCCGCTCGCCTGGATCCTGGTGGAGTGGGTGCGCAGCTGGCTGCTCACCGGCGCCACCTGGCTGTCCATCGGCTACAGCCAGCTGGAGACGCCGCTGTCGGGGCTCGCACCGGTGCTCGGGGTCTACGGCGTCGGCCTCGCCATCGCGCCGGTGGCCGGGGCGCTCGCCTGGTGGCTGCTGTCGCCGCTGTCGCTGCGTCTGCTGGCGCCGGCGCTGCTGGCATTGCTGGTGTTCGGCGTGGGGCTGCTGCTGCCCGGCCGCTGGACCGAGCCCGTGGGCGAGCGGCTCGAAGTGGCGCTCATCCAGGGCAACGTCTCCCAGGATCAGAAATGGCTCGAGGCGAACCGCGACCGGACCCTCGAACACTACATCGACACCAGCCGCGAGCACTTCGGCCGCGACCTGGTGATCTGGCCGGAGACCGCCGTGCCGGCCTTCTTCCATCAGGTGCGCGATTCCCACCTGGCGCCGCTGGCCGAGGAGGCCCGCGCGGCGGGGACCACGCTGCTGGTGGGGGCACCGGTGGCGGATGTCGCCGGCGAGGGTCTGTTCAACGCTGTCGTCTCCCTGACCGACCCGCCGGCGTTCTACTACAAGCGCCATCTGGTGCCCTTCGGCGAGTACGTCCCGTTGCGCGATGCCTTCGGCGGCGTCCTCGACTTCGTCGGCGCTCCCCTCGGCGACTTCAACGCCGGCACCGACCCGTCGCCCCTGCCGGCGGCAGGACGGCGCATCGGCGTCAGCATCTGCTACGAGGTCACCTTCGGTGCCGAGGTGGCGGAGGCGCTGCCGGCGGCCGAGCTGCTGCTGAACGTCAGCAACGACGCCTGGTTCGGCGATTCCTTCGCCCCCTGGCAGCACCTGGAGATGGCCCGGATGCGGGCGCTGGAAACGGGGCGGCCCATGCTGCGGGCCACCAACACCGGCGTGACCGCCCTCATCGACCACCGCGGCCGCCTCCGGACGGTCGGCCCCCTGTTCGAGCAGGCGGTGGTCACCGGCACGGTGCAGCCCCACCAGGGCGCGACGCCCTACGTCCGCTGGGGCGACTGGCCGGTGGTCGGGGTGGTGGCGGCCGGGCTGCTGGTGGTTGGACCGCTTGCGGGGCGGCGCCGCAAGGGCCTGTTCCGGTAG
- a CDS encoding HlyC/CorC family transporter, with product MSEDRPSSSSASQRSWLERIGQALGGSEPRDREDLVQILRHANERGILDGDALAMFEGVLHVAELQARDIMIPRSQVAVLSRAESVWALLPTIIESGHSRFPVTGDSRDDVIGILIAKDLLPYLDPQHQREFRLRELLRPALFIPESKRLDALLKLFQESRNHLAVVVDEYGGLAGIVTIEDVIEQIVGEIDDEHDLDEDSWILSRGEDGRTVVKALTPIEDFNEHFGTDFTDDEFDTIGGLVANGFGHVPRRGEVITLGDLRFEVVRADSRRIHLLMVTRSVPAPAESANGATH from the coding sequence ATGAGCGAGGATCGACCTAGCAGTAGCAGCGCCAGCCAGAGATCCTGGCTGGAGCGGATCGGGCAGGCGCTCGGCGGCAGCGAGCCGCGCGACCGCGAGGATCTCGTGCAGATCCTGCGCCACGCCAACGAGCGGGGCATCCTGGATGGCGACGCGCTCGCCATGTTCGAGGGCGTGCTCCACGTCGCCGAGCTGCAGGCGCGGGACATCATGATCCCGCGCTCCCAGGTAGCGGTGCTCTCGCGGGCCGAGTCGGTCTGGGCGCTGCTGCCCACCATCATCGAGAGCGGGCATTCCCGCTTTCCGGTGACCGGGGACAGCCGCGACGACGTCATCGGCATCCTCATCGCCAAGGATCTGCTGCCCTATCTGGATCCCCAGCACCAGCGGGAGTTTCGCCTGCGCGAGCTGCTTCGCCCGGCGCTGTTCATCCCCGAGAGCAAGCGCCTGGACGCGCTGCTCAAGCTGTTTCAGGAGAGCCGCAATCACCTCGCCGTGGTGGTGGACGAATACGGCGGGCTCGCGGGCATCGTGACCATCGAGGACGTCATCGAGCAGATCGTCGGCGAGATCGACGACGAGCACGATCTCGACGAGGACAGCTGGATCCTGAGCCGCGGCGAGGACGGCCGGACGGTGGTGAAGGCGCTGACGCCCATCGAGGACTTCAACGAGCACTTCGGCACCGACTTCACCGACGACGAGTTCGACACCATCGGCGGCCTGGTCGCCAACGGCTTCGGCCACGTGCCCCGGCGCGGCGAGGTCATCACCCTCGGCGATCTGCGCTTCGAGGTGGTGCGGGCCGACAGCCGGCGTATCCATCTGCTGATGGTGACGCGCTCCGTCCCCGCCCCGGCGGAATCTGCCAACGGTGCGACCCACTAG
- a CDS encoding mannose-1-phosphate guanylyltransferase/mannose-6-phosphate isomerase → MTEVPTLGATVPVILSGGVGSRLWPLSRELYPKQFLDLTASGSTLVQETVARLAGVPGLTAPLVVCNQEHRFLVAEQLRENPLGPARILLEPMGRNTAPAVAVAALQAMREDPEAVLAVFPADHRIEHPEVLRSALGNAVAAARDGWLVTFGIVPTRAETGFGYIAAGEPVDDDEAVLRVERFVEKPDRRRAEEYLQSGGFYWNSGMFVFRASRYLEELERLAPEMLNACEAALETATADLDFIRLGAAAFEACPGESIDYAVMEHTEAAVTLPLAAGWNDLGSWGALLDSGEADEAGNVLLGDVISEDSQGNYVRADSRLVALVGLRDHVVVETSDCVLVAPRERVHEVKGVVARLQREGRPEASLHQRVHRPWGSYEGLALGERFQVKRIVVNPGCSLSLQMHHHRAEHWVVVRGTGRVVRGEDSFLLSEDQSTYIPLGTVHRLENPGVIPLEMVEVQSGSYLGEDDIVRLEDHFGRA, encoded by the coding sequence ATGACCGAGGTTCCGACGCTTGGCGCCACCGTGCCGGTGATCCTCTCCGGCGGCGTGGGCTCGCGGCTGTGGCCGCTATCTCGCGAGCTCTACCCCAAGCAGTTCCTCGATCTGACGGCGAGCGGCAGCACGCTGGTGCAGGAGACGGTGGCGCGGCTCGCGGGGGTGCCGGGCCTGACTGCGCCGCTGGTGGTCTGCAACCAGGAGCACCGCTTCCTGGTGGCCGAGCAGCTCCGGGAGAACCCTCTGGGCCCCGCGCGCATCCTGCTGGAGCCGATGGGCCGCAACACCGCGCCGGCGGTGGCCGTGGCCGCACTGCAGGCGATGCGCGAGGACCCCGAGGCGGTGCTGGCGGTGTTCCCCGCCGATCATCGCATCGAGCACCCGGAGGTGCTGCGCTCGGCGCTGGGCAACGCCGTGGCGGCGGCGCGCGATGGCTGGCTGGTCACCTTCGGCATCGTGCCGACGCGGGCGGAGACCGGGTTCGGCTACATCGCCGCCGGGGAGCCCGTGGACGACGACGAGGCGGTGCTGCGGGTCGAGCGCTTCGTGGAGAAGCCGGATCGGCGGCGGGCGGAGGAGTACCTGCAGAGCGGCGGTTTCTACTGGAACAGCGGCATGTTCGTCTTCCGCGCCAGCCGCTATCTGGAGGAGCTGGAGCGGCTCGCGCCGGAAATGCTGAACGCCTGCGAGGCCGCGCTGGAGACCGCCACCGCCGATCTCGACTTTATCCGCCTGGGGGCGGCCGCCTTCGAGGCCTGTCCGGGGGAGTCCATCGACTACGCGGTCATGGAGCACACCGAGGCGGCCGTTACCCTGCCGCTCGCCGCCGGCTGGAACGATCTCGGCTCCTGGGGCGCGCTGCTGGACAGCGGCGAGGCGGACGAGGCCGGCAACGTGCTGCTCGGTGACGTCATCAGCGAGGACAGCCAGGGCAACTATGTCCGCGCCGACAGCCGCCTGGTGGCGCTGGTGGGGCTGCGGGACCATGTGGTGGTGGAAACCAGCGACTGCGTCCTGGTGGCCCCGCGGGAGCGGGTCCACGAGGTGAAGGGGGTGGTGGCGCGGCTGCAGCGGGAGGGCCGGCCCGAGGCGAGCCTGCATCAGCGGGTGCACCGCCCCTGGGGCAGCTATGAGGGTCTGGCGCTCGGCGAGCGCTTTCAGGTCAAGCGCATCGTGGTCAATCCCGGCTGCAGCCTGTCGCTGCAGATGCATCACCACCGGGCCGAGCACTGGGTCGTGGTCCGTGGCACGGGCCGCGTGGTCCGCGGCGAGGACAGCTTCCTGCTGAGCGAGGACCAGTCCACCTACATCCCCCTCGGCACGGTCCACCGCCTGGAGAATCCCGGTGTCATCCCCCTGGAGATGGTGGAGGTGCAGTCCGGGAGCTATCTGGGGGAGGACGACATTGTGCGGCTCGAGGACCACTTCGGCCGCGCCTGA
- the miaB gene encoding tRNA (N6-isopentenyl adenosine(37)-C2)-methylthiotransferase MiaB has product MPRKVFIRTHGCQMNEYDSMKMLDVLAAEGDYERVAEPDAADVILLNTCSIREKAQEKVFSELGRWRALKAENPDLLIGVGGCVASQEGAAIVERAPFVDLVFGPQTLHRLPDMVARARESRRPVVDVSFPEIEKFDRLPEPRAEGPTAFVSIMEGCSKYCSFCVVPYTRGEEISRPFDDVLAECALLAEQGVREVTLLGQNVNGYDGLTHDGGRADLALLVQYLAAIDGLERIRFTTSHPLDFNDALVAAYAEVPELAGHLHLPVQSGSDNVLRLMKRNHGRAEFLDLVRRLRAARPDLTLSSDFIVGFPGEMRQDFEDTMALVEEVGFDQSFSFIYSRRPGTPAAQLPDATPREEKKARLQRLQAVLDANGQRISEAMVGSEQSVLVDGVSKKRSDEIAGRTENNRVVNFPGHPRLIGRFVRVRITEALSHSLRGELLGLDAAREPELTGAARARAS; this is encoded by the coding sequence ATGCCCCGCAAAGTGTTTATCCGCACCCACGGCTGCCAGATGAACGAGTACGACTCGATGAAGATGCTGGACGTGCTGGCCGCCGAGGGGGACTACGAGCGGGTGGCGGAACCGGACGCGGCGGACGTCATCCTGCTCAATACCTGCTCCATCCGCGAGAAGGCCCAGGAGAAGGTCTTCTCCGAGCTCGGCCGCTGGCGGGCGCTGAAGGCGGAGAACCCCGATCTGCTGATCGGCGTCGGCGGCTGCGTGGCGAGCCAGGAAGGGGCGGCCATCGTCGAGCGCGCGCCTTTCGTGGACCTGGTGTTCGGCCCGCAGACCCTGCACCGGCTGCCGGACATGGTCGCCCGGGCGCGGGAGAGCCGGCGTCCGGTGGTGGATGTCTCCTTCCCCGAGATCGAGAAGTTCGACCGCCTGCCGGAGCCGCGGGCCGAGGGGCCGACGGCCTTCGTCTCCATCATGGAGGGCTGCAGCAAGTACTGCAGCTTCTGCGTGGTGCCCTATACCCGCGGCGAGGAGATCAGCCGGCCGTTCGATGACGTGCTCGCCGAGTGCGCGCTGCTCGCCGAGCAGGGCGTGCGCGAGGTCACCCTGCTCGGGCAGAACGTCAACGGCTACGACGGCCTCACGCACGACGGCGGCCGGGCGGATCTGGCGCTGCTGGTGCAGTACCTCGCCGCCATCGACGGTCTCGAGCGCATTCGCTTCACCACCTCGCATCCGCTGGACTTCAACGACGCCCTGGTGGCGGCCTATGCCGAGGTGCCCGAGCTCGCCGGCCACCTGCACCTGCCGGTGCAGAGCGGCTCGGACAACGTGCTGCGGCTGATGAAGCGCAATCACGGCCGCGCGGAGTTCCTCGATCTGGTGCGCCGGCTGCGCGCCGCGCGCCCGGATCTGACCCTGTCCTCCGACTTCATCGTCGGCTTCCCCGGCGAGATGCGCCAGGACTTCGAGGACACCATGGCGCTGGTGGAGGAGGTCGGCTTCGACCAGTCCTTCAGCTTCATCTACTCCCGCCGTCCCGGCACGCCGGCCGCGCAGCTCCCGGATGCCACCCCGCGGGAGGAGAAGAAGGCCCGCCTGCAGCGGCTGCAGGCAGTGCTGGACGCCAACGGCCAGCGCATCAGCGAGGCCATGGTGGGCAGCGAGCAGTCCGTGCTGGTGGACGGCGTCTCGAAGAAGCGCTCCGACGAGATCGCCGGCCGCACGGAGAACAACCGCGTCGTCAACTTCCCCGGGCATCCGCGCCTCATCGGCCGGTTCGTGCGGGTGCGCATCACCGAGGCCCTGTCGCACTCCCTGCGCGGCGAGCTGCTGGGCCTGGATGCCGCCCGCGAACCCGAGCTCACCGGGGCGGCCCGCGCCCGCGCATCATGA
- a CDS encoding UDP-glucose dehydrogenase family protein — MRITIFGTGYVGLVTGACFAEVGNHVVCVDVDGDKIARLNRGEVPIYEPGLEALVARNRAAGRLVFTTDAAEGVAHGRFQFIAVGTPPDEDGSADLRHVLAVAGTIAEHMEDFKVVVDKSTVPVGTADRVRETVAAGLAERGTQVPFAVVSNPEFLKEGAAVEDFMKPDRVILGTDDERSAELLRALYAPFNRNHDRLIVMDVRSAELTKYAANAMLATKISFMNELANIADRVGADIERVRIGIGSDPRIGYHFIYPGAGYGGSCFPKDVKALARTAYDVDYTPQLLQAVEDVNDRQKHYLFSRIREHFRGELAGRTFALWGLAFKPNTDDMREAASRRLMESLWEAGARVQAHDPKAMAETRRVYGERPELALVDSPEAALEGADALVILTEWNLFRSPDFETIRERLSAPVIFDGRNLYDPEILAGLGFHYYAVGRPLRAPAVDGAEERA; from the coding sequence ATGAGAATCACCATCTTCGGCACCGGTTACGTAGGCCTCGTGACCGGCGCCTGCTTCGCCGAGGTGGGCAACCACGTCGTCTGCGTGGACGTCGACGGCGACAAGATCGCGCGGCTGAATCGCGGCGAGGTGCCCATCTACGAGCCCGGGCTGGAGGCGCTGGTGGCGCGCAACCGGGCGGCCGGACGGCTGGTGTTCACCACCGATGCCGCCGAGGGGGTGGCCCACGGGCGCTTTCAGTTCATCGCCGTCGGCACGCCGCCGGACGAGGACGGCTCGGCGGATCTGCGCCACGTGCTGGCGGTGGCGGGGACCATCGCCGAGCACATGGAGGACTTCAAGGTCGTGGTGGACAAGTCCACCGTGCCAGTGGGCACCGCGGACCGGGTGCGGGAGACGGTGGCCGCCGGGCTCGCCGAGCGCGGCACGCAAGTGCCCTTCGCGGTGGTCTCCAACCCGGAGTTCCTCAAGGAGGGCGCCGCGGTGGAGGACTTCATGAAGCCCGATCGGGTGATCCTCGGCACCGACGACGAGCGCTCGGCGGAGCTGCTGCGGGCCCTCTACGCGCCGTTCAACCGCAACCACGACCGGCTGATCGTGATGGACGTGCGCTCCGCCGAGCTCACCAAGTACGCGGCGAACGCCATGCTCGCCACCAAGATCAGCTTCATGAACGAGCTCGCGAACATCGCCGATCGCGTCGGTGCGGACATCGAGCGGGTACGCATCGGCATCGGCTCCGACCCGCGCATCGGCTATCACTTCATCTACCCGGGCGCGGGCTACGGCGGCTCCTGCTTTCCCAAGGACGTCAAGGCCCTGGCGCGCACGGCCTATGACGTCGACTACACGCCGCAGCTGCTGCAGGCGGTGGAGGACGTCAACGACCGGCAGAAGCATTACCTCTTCAGCCGTATCCGCGAGCATTTCCGCGGCGAGCTCGCCGGGCGGACGTTCGCGCTCTGGGGGCTCGCCTTCAAGCCCAATACCGACGACATGCGTGAGGCCGCGAGCCGGCGGCTGATGGAGTCGCTCTGGGAGGCCGGCGCCCGGGTGCAAGCCCACGACCCCAAGGCCATGGCCGAGACCCGGCGCGTCTACGGCGAGCGCCCGGAGCTCGCCCTGGTGGACAGCCCCGAGGCGGCGCTGGAGGGTGCCGATGCGCTGGTGATCCTCACCGAGTGGAACCTCTTCCGCAGCCCGGATTTCGAGACCATCCGCGAACGCCTATCGGCACCGGTGATCTTTGACGGCCGCAATCTCTACGATCCGGAGATCCTCGCCGGCCTCGGCTTCCATTACTATGCGGTGGGCCGTCCGCTGCGGGCGCCGGCCGTCGACGGGGCGGAGGAGCGGGCATGA
- a CDS encoding zinc ribbon-containing protein gives MSDSDPKDRQVRGYERMLDRLRHRLEDTEQAWGENLREALEHARDRAVELGELTREEADRVAAWLRRDLDEAAQYTAHTQRDLADWLHMDLQLVENWIWDRFSSVADRTRLEWLQFQRELGEAATYHTGEIAAPGALACRECGEVLHFERAGHIPPCPRCHGTAFERQAQPA, from the coding sequence ATGTCCGACAGCGACCCGAAGGACCGTCAGGTACGCGGCTACGAGCGCATGCTCGACCGCCTGCGCCATCGCCTCGAGGATACCGAGCAGGCCTGGGGCGAGAATCTGCGCGAGGCCCTCGAGCATGCCCGCGACCGCGCGGTCGAGCTCGGCGAGCTGACCCGGGAGGAGGCCGACCGGGTCGCCGCCTGGCTGCGCCGCGATCTCGACGAGGCTGCCCAGTACACCGCCCACACCCAGCGCGACCTCGCCGACTGGCTGCACATGGACCTGCAGCTGGTGGAGAACTGGATCTGGGACCGCTTCTCCTCCGTGGCCGACCGTACCCGCCTCGAGTGGCTGCAGTTCCAGCGCGAGCTGGGCGAGGCGGCCACCTACCACACCGGCGAGATCGCCGCCCCCGGCGCGCTGGCCTGCCGGGAGTGCGGCGAGGTGCTGCATTTCGAGCGGGCCGGCCACATCCCGCCCTGCCCCCGCTGCCACGGCACGGCGTTCGAGCGCCAGGCGCAGCCGGCGTAG
- the ybeY gene encoding rRNA maturation RNase YbeY produces the protein MSNVTMQIASEHGSIPGAADFRRWAAAALGEAHAEAEMTIRVVDEAEGRALNRDYRGRDYATNVLSFPVELPAGVELPLVGDLVICAPVVTREAAEQGKAPEAHWAHLVVHGVLHLLGYDHIREDEGVVMEAREREILAGLGYPDPYA, from the coding sequence ATGTCCAACGTCACCATGCAAATCGCCAGCGAGCACGGTTCTATTCCCGGTGCCGCGGATTTCCGCCGCTGGGCCGCGGCCGCTCTGGGGGAGGCGCATGCGGAGGCGGAGATGACCATCCGCGTGGTGGACGAGGCGGAGGGGCGGGCGCTGAACCGGGACTACCGGGGCAGGGACTACGCCACCAATGTGCTCTCCTTCCCGGTGGAGCTGCCGGCGGGGGTGGAGCTGCCGCTCGTCGGCGATCTCGTGATCTGCGCGCCGGTCGTGACCCGCGAGGCGGCGGAGCAGGGCAAGGCCCCGGAGGCCCATTGGGCGCATCTTGTGGTACACGGGGTCTTGCACCTCCTTGGCTACGACCATATACGGGAGGACGAGGGCGTGGTGATGGAGGCCCGTGAGCGGGAGATTCTCGCGGGACTGGGCTATCCTGATCCCTATGCTTAG
- a CDS encoding PhoH family protein, with protein sequence MAAQPEAIDFTLNPPDNNRLANLCGQFDEHLRQVERRLGVEIKNRGHRFRIIGEDAAAEAATRVIRALYETTARETIGAESVHLQLQTADPPAVAADGGPDCDVTIRTRKGLVRGRGPNQRAYLDQVQRFDLNFGVGPAGTGKTYLAVASAVDALERDLVQRLVLVRPAVEAGERLGFLPGDLAQKVDPYLRPLYDALFEMLGFERVNKLIERNVIEVAPLAYMRGRTLNGAFIILDEAQNTTVEQMKMFLTRIGFGSTAVVTGDVTQIDLPAGKTSGLRDAIDVLRDVEGVSFTFFNATDVVRHDLVQRIVRAYDRRDGPQEGGG encoded by the coding sequence TTGGCAGCGCAACCCGAAGCCATCGATTTCACCCTGAATCCCCCGGACAACAACCGTCTCGCCAATCTCTGCGGCCAGTTCGACGAGCACCTCCGCCAGGTGGAGCGCCGGCTGGGCGTGGAGATCAAGAACCGCGGTCACCGCTTCCGAATCATCGGCGAGGATGCCGCCGCCGAGGCGGCGACGCGGGTCATCCGGGCGCTCTACGAGACCACCGCACGCGAGACCATCGGCGCCGAGAGCGTGCACCTGCAGCTGCAGACCGCCGACCCGCCGGCCGTCGCGGCGGACGGGGGGCCGGACTGCGACGTCACCATCCGCACCCGAAAGGGGCTGGTGCGGGGCCGTGGACCGAACCAGCGCGCCTACCTGGACCAGGTACAGCGGTTCGACCTCAACTTCGGCGTCGGCCCCGCCGGCACGGGCAAGACCTACCTCGCCGTTGCCAGCGCGGTGGATGCCCTGGAGCGGGATCTGGTGCAGCGGCTGGTGCTGGTGCGCCCGGCGGTGGAGGCGGGCGAGCGCCTCGGCTTCCTGCCCGGGGACCTTGCGCAGAAGGTGGACCCCTACCTGCGCCCGCTCTACGACGCGCTGTTCGAGATGCTCGGCTTCGAGCGGGTGAACAAGCTCATCGAGCGCAACGTCATCGAGGTGGCGCCGCTGGCCTACATGCGCGGGCGCACCCTGAACGGGGCCTTCATCATCCTCGACGAGGCCCAGAACACCACCGTGGAGCAGATGAAGATGTTCCTTACCCGCATCGGCTTTGGCTCGACGGCGGTGGTCACCGGTGACGTCACCCAGATCGACCTGCCGGCGGGCAAGACCTCGGGCCTGCGCGACGCCATCGATGTGCTGCGGGACGTGGAGGGGGTGAGTTTCACCTTCTTCAATGCCACCGACGTGGTGCGCCACGATCTGGTGCAACGGATCGTGCGCGCCTATGACCGCCGGGACGGTCCGCAGGAGGGTGGTGGGTAG
- the tspO gene encoding tryptophan-rich sensory protein TspO, giving the protein MTWITLLTFVAACAAAGSTGSLFPPGSWYRRLDKPAWTPPDWLFPVAWTLLYLGMAVAAWRVAYSGSALIPLALALWACQIALNAIWTPIFFGLRRLGGGLAVLALLWLAVLATTVTFFAVEPLAGWLLVPYVVWVSYAGVLNCSVWQRNPDERPLVPSEASPATE; this is encoded by the coding sequence ATGACCTGGATCACCCTGCTTACCTTCGTGGCCGCCTGCGCCGCCGCCGGTTCCACCGGGTCGCTGTTCCCGCCCGGCTCCTGGTACCGGCGCCTGGACAAGCCCGCCTGGACACCGCCGGACTGGCTGTTCCCGGTGGCCTGGACGCTGCTCTATCTGGGCATGGCGGTGGCCGCCTGGCGGGTGGCCTACTCGGGCTCGGCGCTGATACCGCTGGCGCTGGCGCTGTGGGCCTGCCAGATCGCCCTCAACGCCATCTGGACGCCCATTTTCTTCGGCCTGCGCCGGCTCGGCGGCGGGCTCGCCGTACTGGCGCTGCTGTGGCTAGCAGTGCTGGCGACCACCGTAACCTTTTTCGCGGTCGAACCCCTGGCCGGCTGGCTGCTCGTCCCCTACGTGGTCTGGGTGAGTTATGCCGGTGTCCTGAACTGCTCGGTGTGGCAGCGCAATCCCGACGAGCGGCCACTGGTGCCGTCCGAGGCGTCACCCGCCACGGAGTAA
- the galE gene encoding UDP-glucose 4-epimerase GalE: MNLLVTGGAGYVGSHVTRQLLAAGHRVTVLDNLSTGHAWAVGDARLVAADLADDEALEAVLGEGMDAILHFAASVVVPESVSDPLKYYGNNTRNTLGLFAAAHRHGVPAVIFSSTAAVYGLPETERVDESAPLAPINPYGASKMMSERILMDLAAASPLRYGILRYFNVAGAEPQARLGQATPEATHLIKVACEAAAGARGGVSIFGTDYPTPDGTGVRDYIHVEDLAAAHVRLLDHLAAGGDSRLYNCGYGHGYSVREVVEAVRRRSGVDFQVNEAPRRAGDPASLVADAGRLRRELGWTPRYDDLDTIVDHALAWERAWQSRRR, translated from the coding sequence CTGAATCTCCTGGTCACCGGAGGTGCCGGCTACGTCGGCTCCCATGTCACGCGCCAGCTGCTGGCGGCGGGGCACCGGGTCACGGTGCTGGACAACCTCTCCACCGGCCACGCCTGGGCGGTGGGGGATGCCCGGCTGGTGGCCGCGGATCTCGCCGACGACGAGGCCCTGGAGGCAGTGCTCGGCGAGGGCATGGACGCCATCCTGCATTTCGCGGCCAGCGTGGTAGTGCCGGAGTCGGTGAGCGACCCGCTCAAGTACTACGGCAACAACACCCGCAACACACTGGGGCTGTTCGCGGCGGCCCACCGGCACGGGGTGCCGGCGGTGATCTTCTCCTCCACGGCCGCGGTCTATGGTCTGCCGGAGACCGAGCGGGTGGACGAGTCGGCGCCGCTGGCGCCGATCAATCCTTACGGCGCCTCGAAGATGATGAGCGAGCGCATCCTGATGGACCTGGCGGCGGCCTCCCCGCTGCGCTACGGCATCCTGCGCTATTTCAACGTCGCCGGCGCCGAGCCGCAGGCCCGTCTCGGACAGGCCACGCCGGAGGCGACCCATCTCATCAAGGTGGCCTGCGAGGCCGCCGCCGGGGCGCGCGGCGGAGTGTCGATCTTCGGGACCGACTATCCCACGCCCGATGGCACCGGCGTGCGTGACTACATCCACGTGGAGGACCTGGCGGCGGCCCATGTGCGACTGCTCGACCACCTGGCCGCCGGCGGCGACTCGCGGCTCTACAACTGCGGCTACGGCCATGGCTACAGCGTGCGCGAGGTGGTGGAGGCCGTGCGCCGGCGCTCGGGGGTGGACTTCCAGGTCAACGAGGCGCCCCGCCGGGCAGGCGACCCGGCGTCACTGGTCGCGGATGCCGGGCGGCTGCGCCGGGAGCTCGGCTGGACGCCCCGGTACGACGACCTCGACACCATCGTCGACCACGCGCTCGCCTGGGAGCGGGCCTGGCAGTCCCGGCGCCGCTGA